In Gemmobacter sp. 24YEA27, a genomic segment contains:
- a CDS encoding chorismate-binding protein, with the protein MIVDLLRNDISRISQIGSVKVPELYAVEHYATVHQMVSEVQGQLAQPASLPDLIRALFPCGSVTGAPKIRAMEVIREVEPFARDAYCGAIGWMAPDGSADFSVAIRTLTVDGGEIRMNVGGGVVYGSTEAGEWEEALWKARFVNAAVSRD; encoded by the coding sequence ATGATCGTCGACCTGCTGAGGAATGATATCAGCCGGATCTCGCAGATCGGCAGCGTGAAAGTGCCCGAACTTTACGCCGTCGAACATTACGCGACCGTGCATCAGATGGTGTCCGAGGTGCAGGGCCAGCTTGCGCAGCCTGCCAGCCTGCCTGACCTGATCCGCGCCTTGTTCCCCTGCGGGTCGGTCACCGGCGCGCCGAAGATCCGCGCGATGGAGGTCATCCGCGAGGTCGAGCCTTTCGCGCGCGATGCCTATTGTGGCGCGATCGGCTGGATGGCCCCCGATGGCAGCGCCGATTTCTCGGTCGCTATCCGCACGCTGACGGTGGATGGCGGTGAAATCAGGATGAATGTCGGAGGCGGCGTGGTCTATGGCTCGACCGAGGCCGGCGAATGGGAGGAGGCGCTATGGAAAGCGCGCTTCGTCAATGCGGCGGTGAGCCGGGACTGA
- a CDS encoding chorismate-binding protein encodes MQSSRRQIFFEHGPGERPALFDDALSVKTARTPEEVETVLRDAEEARRAGAWIAGYISYEAGYAFEDRLLPLMPGDRRLPLVHLATYTGPCDPAPILARMAEEAGATRISAPEPVISREDYNRAIARVLELIAAGDIYQANLTFPLVSRLLSGTPEGLYGRLRRSGPVGHGAFVDLAGEPALVSRSPELFFRLEADGRITTRPMKGTRPRDADPARDAGLAQELRSSPRTGPRI; translated from the coding sequence ATGCAAAGCAGCAGACGCCAGATTTTTTTCGAACACGGCCCCGGGGAGCGCCCGGCGCTGTTTGATGACGCGTTGTCGGTGAAAACCGCACGCACCCCTGAGGAAGTCGAGACGGTATTGCGCGACGCCGAAGAGGCGCGCCGGGCCGGGGCATGGATTGCGGGTTATATCTCGTATGAGGCGGGATATGCGTTCGAGGACCGGCTTCTTCCGCTGATGCCCGGGGATCGCCGCCTGCCGCTGGTGCATCTCGCGACCTATACCGGCCCCTGTGACCCCGCACCGATTCTGGCGAGGATGGCGGAGGAAGCCGGGGCGACCCGTATTTCCGCGCCCGAGCCGGTGATCTCGCGCGAAGACTACAACCGTGCGATTGCCCGGGTGCTGGAGCTGATCGCGGCCGGCGATATCTACCAGGCCAATCTGACCTTTCCGTTGGTCTCGCGCCTGCTTTCGGGCACGCCCGAGGGGCTTTACGGCCGGCTGCGGCGCTCTGGCCCGGTCGGGCATGGCGCCTTTGTCGATCTGGCGGGCGAGCCGGCTCTGGTCTCGCGCAGCCCCGAACTGTTCTTCCGCCTTGAGGCCGATGGCCGGATCACCACCCGCCCGATGAAAGGCACCCGCCCCCGCGACGCCGACCCCGCCCGCGACGCGGGCCTGGCGCAAGAGCTGCGCTCAAGCCCAAGGACCGGGCCGAGAATCTGA
- a CDS encoding aminotransferase class IV has product MDRATAPRWPLHLARLQRSALALGWARPEPAAPAGPASSARLRLTLDATGRLLWETHPLPAAKPHWSVSLAGQRLASDDPWLSVKSSHRAIHDAARAALPAGIDEALFLNERGEISEGTITTVFFDRGAGLRTPPLSSGLLPGVLRSELACPEEILRPEDLGIVRLWVGNALRGLIPAEYRARA; this is encoded by the coding sequence CTGGACCGGGCCACCGCGCCGCGCTGGCCGCTGCATCTGGCGCGGCTGCAGCGCAGCGCGCTGGCACTTGGCTGGGCGCGGCCGGAACCTGCGGCGCCTGCGGGGCCCGCGTCTTCTGCCCGGCTGCGGCTGACCCTGGATGCAACGGGGCGGCTGCTTTGGGAAACCCATCCCCTCCCCGCCGCGAAACCGCATTGGAGCGTCAGCCTCGCCGGACAACGGCTGGCTTCGGATGATCCCTGGCTTTCGGTAAAATCTTCGCACCGCGCTATTCATGATGCGGCCCGGGCGGCCTTGCCCGCCGGGATTGACGAGGCGCTGTTTCTGAACGAGCGCGGCGAGATCAGCGAGGGCACGATCACCACCGTATTTTTCGACCGTGGCGCCGGGCTGCGCACACCGCCGCTGAGCTCTGGCCTGCTGCCGGGTGTCCTGCGCAGTGAGCTGGCCTGCCCCGAAGAGATCCTGCGGCCCGAAGACCTGGGCATCGTCCGGCTTTGGGTCGGCAATGCGCTGCGGGGTCTGATTCCGGCAGAGTACCGCGCCAGGGCGTGA
- a CDS encoding roadblock/LC7 domain-containing protein yields the protein MSTNITELKKIAGFIGACLVDSETGLMLASESSGIKFDLEAAGAANTEVVRAKNAAMAALGLDDHIEDILITLGTQLHLIRPLASNPNVFVYVALDRSNANLGLARISVKNVEGKLKV from the coding sequence ATGTCGACCAACATCACTGAACTGAAAAAAATCGCCGGCTTTATCGGCGCCTGCCTTGTTGACAGCGAAACCGGCCTGATGCTCGCAAGCGAGTCGAGCGGCATCAAATTCGACCTCGAAGCCGCCGGCGCTGCAAACACCGAAGTGGTGCGCGCAAAGAACGCTGCGATGGCCGCTCTGGGTCTTGATGATCATATCGAAGACATCCTGATCACGCTCGGCACCCAGCTGCACCTGATCCGCCCGCTGGCCTCGAACCCGAATGTCTTCGTTTATGTTGCGCTGGATCGCAGCAATGCGAACCTAGGTCTCGCCCGCATCTCCGTGAAAAACGTCGAAGGCAAGCTGAAGGTCTGA